The genomic segment GTTGAGGCGGTTTTTGGCAATGCTCCACCAGAGCGTTATTTGCCTTATGCGATTTCTGACCGCAGTGCCAGTCAGGCGCATCCGGTACTGAGTGCATTTTTAATGCTGTTGGACTTACCTGAAAGCCGTTTTAGTGCAGAGGATATTCTGACGCTGCTGGAAGTGCCTGCCTTAGCCGAGCGCTTTCAGATTGATGAAGATGGGCTGCGTGTATTAAGGCAATGGGTTGAAGAGGCTGGTATTCGCTGGGGACTGGATGATGACATGGTCAGCGATTTTGACTTGCCGCCTACGGGGCAACATACCTGGCGCTTTGGTTTGACCCGTATGTTATTAGGCTATGCGATGGATAGCCAAAGTGGCGACTATCAGGGCATTTTGCCTTACGATGAGTCCAGCGGTCTTATTGCCGTTTTAGCGGGGCAACTGGCTGAGTTTTTGATGCAACTATCCATATGGCGCAAACGCCTGATGGCGTCTCACACGCTGGCGGAATGGCTGCCTTATTGCCATGAGCTGACAGAAGCATTTTTTATTACCGATGTAGAAACTGAACCCGTATTGGCTCTGATTGAACAACAGTGGCAAAAACAAATTGGTTTTGGTCTGGAGGCTAATTATAGCCAGGAAATTCCACTCACCGTTTTAAAAGATGATTTGGCTTCCCGGTTGGATAATGAACGTATCAGCCAGCGTTTTTTAGCCGGCCCGATAAACTTCTGTACTCTGATGCCTATGCGCTCCATTCCTTTTAAGGTGGTATGCCTGCTGGGGATGAATGATGGTGTTTATCCACGCACATTACCTCCACTGGGTTTTGACCTGATGGCTGAACAGCCGCGTAAAGGGGACCGCAGCCGACGTGATGATGACCGCTACCTGTTCCTTGAAGCTTTATTGTCAGCCCAGCAAAAACTGTATATCAGCTACATTGGTCAATCTATTCAGGATAACAGCCCTCGTTATCCTTCCGTTCTGGTAACTGAATTACTGGAGTACATTGCTCAAAGCCATGTACTGGCAGCAGATATCGCCAGCGATCTGGAGAAAAGCGCGCAAGCAGTCTATCAACATTTGTTATGTCATCATGCCCGGGTTCCGTTTAGTGAGCAGAATTTTATCGAGGGTAGCGAACAGCAAAGCTACGCCAGTGAATGGCTACCTGCCGCAGAACGGCGAGGAGTGGCTCATGGTGAATTTGGACAACCGCTGGATGAGATCGCGCTTGAACAGATTGAGCTGGATGGACTGCGTCGTTTTTACCGTAATCCGGTACGGGCGTTCTTTCAGCAACGGTTAAATGTGAACTTTACGTTTGATGAGCCAGAGCTTCCGGACGAAGAGCCATTTTTAGTAGAAAATTTGCAGCGCTATCAGCTTAATACCTTATTGCTTAACTGCCTGATTGAAGAAAAAGATCCTGAACAGCTTTTTGCTCGCTTTCGTGCTGCCGGAACGTTGCCGTTTGGCGCTTTCGGTGAGTTATTCTGGCAGGGGCAGATGCAGGATATGACTGAACTGGCTGATCGGGTTAAACAGCAAAAATTACCTTTTGATAATATTGAGTTTGAAAAGCGGATCGATGGTATTACGGTTAGCGGCTGGCTAAATCAGGTACAGCAAGATGGTCTGTTACGCTGGCGACCAGCAAAATTGACGGTGGCTGATGGGATATCCCTTTGGCTGGAACATCTGATCTATTGTATCAGCGGTGGTCAGGGTGAAAGCCGAATGTATGGTCGGGATGGAACCGAGTGGCGTTTTGCTTCATTTAGTGAGAAAGAGGCAGAAAAGCATCTCTCTGAGTGGCTGAAAGGGTATCAACAGGGGATGAAATCACCGTTGTTATTGTTGCCGAAGAGTGCATGGGCCTGGCTGGAAAGTTGCTATGATGTATCTGCCGGTCAAATTTGTTGGGATGAGGCAGCGCAGCAAAAAGCCAGGCAGAAGCTGATTCAGGCGTGGCAAGGTGGCCCGCAGGTCAGCGGCGAAGGAGAAGACCCTTACCTGATGAGATTGTTTAGAATATTGGACGACAAACATTATCAACAGATTATTAGCGACAGTCAGCCCTATTTACTAACGTTAATGCGTTATCGATTAGAAAAATCTGACTAAAAAAGTGAACCCTCAGCGACCGGACTGTCCAATTCATTGTTGGACGGTGATGGGCAGAGGAGCAAGTTTTGCCTGATGCGTGGGGCAGGTGCAACGATCCGCTATGTTGTCCATTGTCTGTATTGGTTGTTATTCGGTCATTCCAGAAGGAAATTTAATGCGTAAGTTACATGCCTGGATCGCAGGCACCATACTGATGTTGTCTTGTTGGGCCCCTCTGACGTTTGCGGCTCAGGGTTGGAAGCCATTGCCTGAGGAAATACAAAAAAGTGCGGGAGATGCCCGCGAGTATCAGGCGATTAAATTAGATAATGGCATGACGGTATTACTGGTATCCGATAACCTTGCCAGTAAATCGTTGGCGGCTCTGGCCTTACCGGTAGGTTCACTGGAAGACCCTGACAGTCAGTTGGGACTGGCTCACTATCTGGAACATATGGTTTTGATGGGTTCAAAGCGTTACCCGGAGCCGGATAGCATTTCTGAATTCCTTAAAAAACACGGCGGCAGCCATAATGCTAGTACCGCATCTTACCGTACGGCATTCTATCTTGAAGTAGAAAATGACGCATTGGCTCCGGCGGTTGATCGTCTGGCTGATGCCATTGCCGAACCTTTGTTGGATCCGGTATACGCCGATCGTGAACGTAATGCGGTGAATGCAGAGTTAACCATGGCCCGCTCACGTGATGGTATGCGTATTGGGCAAGTCGGTTCAGAAACGCTAAATCCCGCTCACCCGACCTCACGTTTTTCTGGCGGTAATCTGGAAACCCTAAAAGACAAGCCGGGCAGCAAACTGCAGGATGAACTGAAAGCTTTTTATCAACGTTACTATTCTG from the Limnobaculum zhutongyuii genome contains:
- the recC gene encoding exodeoxyribonuclease V subunit gamma; this encodes MFTVYHSNQLDLLKTLTTALIAGKPLPNPFEREIILVQSHGMAQWLQIELATELGIAANIEFPLPASFIWQMFQQVLPGIPKESAFSKDAMTWKLMWLLPSMLQQSEFAALSRYLSDDDDLRKCHQLAGRIADLFDQYLVYRPEWLRSWEQQELVEGLNEAQIWQAPLWRALTEYTHALQQPGWHRANLYQRFIDTLNHPDFSPDKLPSRVFICGISALPPVYLQALQALGQHIDIHLMFTNPCRYYWGDIQDYAFLAKLQARKRNKINDQQNIALFRHPEQADLLFDEQGNQQLSNPLLASWGKLGRDNLYLLAQLDKMQEVDAFVDIEQERLLHRIQWDILQLDDRALVINNPNSPLNSQDKQLLDPNDRSIGVHVCHSAQREVEVLYDQLLAMLDDDPTLTLRDIIVMVADIDNYTPYVEAVFGNAPPERYLPYAISDRSASQAHPVLSAFLMLLDLPESRFSAEDILTLLEVPALAERFQIDEDGLRVLRQWVEEAGIRWGLDDDMVSDFDLPPTGQHTWRFGLTRMLLGYAMDSQSGDYQGILPYDESSGLIAVLAGQLAEFLMQLSIWRKRLMASHTLAEWLPYCHELTEAFFITDVETEPVLALIEQQWQKQIGFGLEANYSQEIPLTVLKDDLASRLDNERISQRFLAGPINFCTLMPMRSIPFKVVCLLGMNDGVYPRTLPPLGFDLMAEQPRKGDRSRRDDDRYLFLEALLSAQQKLYISYIGQSIQDNSPRYPSVLVTELLEYIAQSHVLAADIASDLEKSAQAVYQHLLCHHARVPFSEQNFIEGSEQQSYASEWLPAAERRGVAHGEFGQPLDEIALEQIELDGLRRFYRNPVRAFFQQRLNVNFTFDEPELPDEEPFLVENLQRYQLNTLLLNCLIEEKDPEQLFARFRAAGTLPFGAFGELFWQGQMQDMTELADRVKQQKLPFDNIEFEKRIDGITVSGWLNQVQQDGLLRWRPAKLTVADGISLWLEHLIYCISGGQGESRMYGRDGTEWRFASFSEKEAEKHLSEWLKGYQQGMKSPLLLLPKSAWAWLESCYDVSAGQICWDEAAQQKARQKLIQAWQGGPQVSGEGEDPYLMRLFRILDDKHYQQIISDSQPYLLTLMRYRLEKSD